The DNA region CGTTTTAGTTGCTATCCAGGGTTCCAATTCAAGACTGTCTCTGATGGCCTTTCAGCTGACCACCCACGATCTCTTGACAAGTTCATGGAACTGTATGACTCGTTAAATTCGAAAACCAAGCCTCTTCTTAGGGAGATGTTGGCTTCAAATCAACTTGGCTCCAACACTAGGCCTTCCTTGACTTGCATCATAGTAGATGGACTCATTAGCATTTTTACCAGCGATATTGCCAATGAGCTTCAAATTCCAATCATTTATTTTCGTACCATCAGTGCCAGCTGCTTCTGGGCCTTTTTTTCTGTTCCTAATATAATCGAAGCTGGCGAGCTTCCTGTTAAAGGTAACTTTCATATTTGGCATCCATTTGCAaggttttggttgttttttaaacatttttggCTACTGGAAaaagtttgaggaaaaaaagaaaaaccatcaTTAAGTCTAatattctttaatctttattgttcatgagaaaatgaaaactcAACTTAGCTTAGCTGAACTATTACATTAAtgtaacagttttttttttcccgccAGTTGCAAACAGACAAATGTTTGGGATTCACCTGTTGCAGACTGCACATAAATGTGCACAAAAAGGATGATGATGAGTTCTAAAGATGTTGTGTACAATGTTAATCCCACCTATTTATTTTGCAGTCAATAATGTATTAATGTTATTTGCAGAAGAGTAATCCCCGAATTTGACTGTTACATAGTCAAGAATTTTGTAACTTAACCGCAGATTCACACCTTTTGATATTCAATAGAGAAACATCTAGTTTTTAAATCTCTTCACTTCCaactattaaatattaatatatatatatatatatatatatatataaaatcttgtATATAAGgtatattattttctaaaagaGTAGTCATTTTTGGTAGAGTGGTGTCCATTACACACACCCTAGGACACACATAAATCACAATTTAAATTATGACTTATGTGTACGAATGTGTCTACTAGTAAGTAGTAATTATCCTTTTTGTTAACATAGCTGAAATTTAAGACACTTCCTTAGGAATGGGAAAGCTCTATAAGGAATTTGATAGCTCTTCTTAGGTCAATATTCCATGAGCAATGGagacaaaaattttcacaattttttaaaattatgttggAAGCAATAACACTTCATATGGACTCATCACAGATAACATTTTTCTTAAGCACCCATTATAATGGGCCATATGTCAATATTTGTAAAAAGTTGTGTCactaaatttattgttttttcatGTGTTCATAagcaaccaaatttttttttttttttaaatcccaagcttataggaaaatgctaaaattataaccaattttaCTACAAGATTCTTATAAATAATGTGgcaaaaaatgttattaatgtTGCTGCAACaacataataatagtaataaatgtgtgaatgatttttttataattagtgaTACATCAATCTGTAAAGTTTATTTAGTACTTTACATAGTAAAATTCTTAGTGTTTTTGATCACTCAAGTTGATATCATACTAATGTGTGGGTGTATATGtgctaaaaaaaaactctaggtAATGAGGACATGGACCACTTGATAACAACTGTGCCAGGCATGGAAGGTTTTCTCCGTTACCGAGACCTCCCAAGTTTTTGTCGAGGCATAGACCTTAACCACTTCAATCTCCCTATCTTTGTAACCGAGACTCAACGAAGCCCTCAAGCGCATGCCCTCATACTTAACACGTTTGAAGACCTAGAAGAACCTGCACTCTTCCACATACGAACTCATTGTTCTAAAGTTTACACCATTGGACCCCTCCACTCACTTCTAAAGTTTCAACttgaagccaaaagatcattgTCACAATCTCAATCTTCGAACAGCCTCTTTGAAGTGGATAGGAGTTGCATGACATGGCTTGACGCTCAACCATTGAAGTCTGTAATTTATGTGAGCTTTGGAAGCATTAGTACTATGACAAAGGATGAGCACATGgagttttggtttggtttggtgaATAGCAAAAAACGATTCTTGTGGGTCTTACGATCCGACGCGATTGCTGGAGAGCATGATAGGAATGAGGTTCCAATAGAGTTGGTGGAGGGGACAAAAGAGAGAGGGTACATAGTGAGTTGGACCCCACAAGAGGAGGTTCTAGACCACCATGCGATAGGTGGGTTTTTGACTCATAGTGGGTGGAATTCAACCTTAGAAAGTGTAGTAGCTGGGCTGCCCATGATTTGTTGGCCTTACTTTGGTGATCAACAATTGAATAGTAGGTTTGTGAGTGAGGTTTGGAAGTTAGGGTTGGACATGAAGGATGTGTGTGATAGATTCATTGTAGAACAGATGGTGAATGATTTGATGGGGGAAAGGAGGGAGGAGTTCATGAAATCAACAACTAAGATGGCTAGACTGGCAAGAAAAAGTGTAAGTGAAGGTGGGTCCTCTTGTTGTAATTTGGACCTCTTGGTTGAGGATATAAGGTTGATGAGCATGGGAGCAGATTAATTGGTTTTTGTGTATCAAATAATAGTATGCCTATAATAAGGGGATTTTAAACTTCCTCATGAACATGAAGGAAACCACTTGAATTATCTGATTTGAAAATAAGAGGCCATTGGCAACACGAAAAATAAATCTGCAATTAGATAGATTGGTTTTTTGTTGCTTTACTAATTTGGTGAAAACGTAAAAGTAGGTAAAAGTAAAGAAATGAGACTGTAATAAACTGCACataaacaaatactttaatAAACTAAATGAAAACAAAAGGTAAAAACAATAATCCAAAGCATACTAAATCAACTTATCTTGAACAACAGGAGCGGACACTctctacaaaaataataataaataaataaataaaaacttatcttGAACAATAAAACATCCCACACACAACTGGTACAAAAACattttcattataaataaaaatggaaagGGACAACCAATTTGTAAAAAACCTTCTTAGTAATTAAACGATCATGTTCGGAATATTTCCCCTAAACATAATTCTAGCCAGTTGCTAAAATCTCAAACACTAAACTCAAATGATCCCTTGGATTGAATTGGAAACcaagtaaactaaaataaacaatcaaGCATTTATTATTGaggatataaaaataaaaataaaaaataaaaaacagaaacttcaagattgaaggactaaaatgataatatataaCTAGTTAAGTTCTCTAGGGATTGGTACGAAGAACCCCCTTGGCTTAGACAACCATCAACCTTTTCCTTCAAATgctcaattctctctctcatctccttCCCATCTGCCTCCAGCATTAGTCTTCTAATTGCTCTGGTTATCTCCATTCTTTCTATCTTATTCTCCAAATGCACCCCAACTTTCCAAACATGGCTCACATATCTAGCATTCACCATTTGATCACCGAAAAAAGGTTGACAAATCATTGGAACTCCTTCGCATATACTCTCTAACGTGGAATTCCATCCATTGTGTGTCCAAAATCCCCCAGTGGCTTGATGGGCCAGCACTTTTTCTTGTGGAGCCCATTTCACAATATGACCCCTTCCATTCAAATTTTCTGGGAACCCATTTGGCAATGATTCTAGCCATTCTGAGCCACGGACTAATCCGGGTCGAACCACCCACAAAAAGGGTTGGTTGCTGTTGGCTAAGCCCCAAGCTATCTCCAAAAATTGGGCTTCATTTAATGTAGCAATGCTTCCAAAGCTCACATAGATTACGGATTTAGGTGCTTGAGTATTTAACCATGAAATTGAGCTTTGGTCTTGTGTTAGTAAGCTACTTGAAGAGGCTGGAAAGTACTTGTGAAATGGGCCTATTGGAAAGGTTGGGATTGTAAAGTCCTGTGTACAGGTGGTTAATGCCAATGGTTCAAGGTCTTCAAATGAGTTCCAAATGAGTCCATAGGAGGCCCTGGCTTCTTTTACCCCGAGAGACAATAGTTGATAAAGGTCCTCTGAATTGCGTGTGGCAATCATTGGAAGATCTTTCACTTTCAGTGGCGGAAGCTCTTGCACTGGTTCCTCTAATCGAGATTATGGGAAATGGAAGTGAAAAAAATTGACTATTACTCATAAGAGTCTAAGACAGTACACAAAACAATTGGATTAATTAAGCAAATAAATAGACGGACGACATTATGATAGGAAACATTGACCTTCACCTATTTTCACATATATTGGTTTAATTTTGCAATAATCTAAAATATTTAATGGATTAATGATTCTTGTACAAGAGATAACaatgtgaaaaataatattagtttttttttttttaagtacaaacaGGTGCTCCCATTTTTCCTATATACACATTTCAGTCCAAAAATTCAGATTCAAGTCAAAAATAGTAAGTCATTGGGACATACTAATTCAAATCAAGACAAAAATGATTatcaatatttattatttattacagATTTATTTGAATGTTCATGGTTGTTAAGTTATGATTTTTCTCATAACATTTGTATTGGTTTATTCCATAACAGAAAGGTgttgtaatttaattaatttatctccttgtatttttgtgagatttatttgtattgggtttagtattaagtggTGGAGATTTGATCAAGACAACTAAAAGTCACATGAGAAGCATATGCCGGAAACTGAAGAGTCAAGTACCAGTTGtggaagttgaagagtcatGTGCTAGTTGTGCCAGCTATATCTCGTGACTCAGGTGACCCGTGAAGTTGACCCGCGAATTTTCCCTCGCATAGCCCTCGATTTATGTGTTATTTACccattcttactttttttatgCCAATGTTGGTGATATTGGAGATAACTCTCTTCAATTATTCCTAGGATGGGAGGGAGTAGGGCATGCTTCATATTTGTTAATTCATTTCTGGTTTACACGACTTCAGGCAGATAAAGCAGCTACAAAAGCTATGTCTGTCAATCGAGTAGGTGATTTTGGTAGCATAAATGTGACTTTTAGTATTCCCTCTCtactcatactatatataccctcatatGGAGCTTATTACAGGATCCGAAaaactagagaagacatgaTTAGGCTTAACCTTGTTAGAGCAAGAAGCTTgaagggcttaggtacattagGTAGATTAAGCTTGGAAgatctattgctattcatgtatcccaactttattctctagtggatcattttaccgcttggaggACGACAGAGaagttttttgccgagttctttagtttcctcttcgataacacgtgtcagtgttatcattgtgtttgcatctcACATTCCTTACTCTTTAACCTTTAATTGATGCTGTGTTTGTGATTATTTATGTGTTAAAGTAGTTTGTCAAATTGGGTATAGCTTATATTTatcattccgcacatatattgtttgaatataagcttgtgtAGGTTAATTTGatattgggggtctaaacatttaCTAGCGTTTACACACTAAATGAGCTTTCAATGGTATGAACCTAATAATCTCATCAATGCATACAAAAAAGTTTGAAGCCCTATTAACGTTGGTAGGTAGACTGTATCTCTCATTCTTATTCACATTAAGGTGTcataacttaaaattaaaaattttaaaaaaaaagaaaaaaaaaagaagaagattcatgcttatcatgcatttattgtaataagaaagataaaagaatgtgttaaaatataaataaataaataaaaatagaaagataaaaTAGAAGAAAGCGGAGAATTAACATGGTTTAACCTGACAACTTATATCCACAGTAAAAACATCTAAGTAGATACAATTTATTGTAAGTTTGTGCTACAAAGAATTTAATATAGAATACATTAAGCTTATAATATTAGGTATATACATGTGAATTGAAGTCCCACATAGAGAagcaaaaaaatgattaattaatataacataactAGACTCAAAAATATAGGAATGACTTTTTCAGTTAAGTGGCATCTATTTTCATAAAATCATgatctattttttatgtgaattttttaatatataatatgacACTATATTCTAACATAAAAGGACATTGTGCCCATCAGTATGTACATTTGTACTAAACCAAACTTCATGCTCAATGTTTAGCAGGAACTATCAGCAGAATGGGGAAGATGTGGAGCTATTGATGAAAACAAAGATGGTAAAGACATCCCATATTCACATGGGAAACCATGTGATGATAAATACCCAAGCCAGTTTTCCAAAATGTATgtcagagatttttttttccccttaacaTCTAAGAAATACAGAGAATACTaatactattataaattttactacaaaataaacGTGGTTAGAACCACTTTGtcaatattataaataaattttaaattattttttgtaattaatgacatattaatttgtaaaatcctataaatttatatcattattgACATCACTCCTAAAGACAAAAGTTTTCATACTATGTCAACCTATGTCATTAGTGTATAAAAGAAGGGAAATGCTAAATATTAGATAAGcgaaagtgatttttttttttaatacagtTGTGATAATTAACTttattcaaaaatcaaaattgatgAAGGTGATAGAATAGAATAGTGATTAGTCTCTGATTGAAAACTTTGAGAAAACACTGTgggaaacttaaaaaataaaaaataaaaaaaaaaataaaaaaaaaaagatagaatagAACGGTAGAACAGATGCATTAATAGCTAGCTAACATAatttgacacaatttttttttttttttttatttgatgagatAATTTGACACAATTTGTCAACTCATAAACTGTCACTTTAATGGGGTCCAAATTTCGATTGATAAATGTAAttgaattaatgaattttttaactttttaaatggtAGGTAAATTGAGAATAGAATTAGAGAAAAAACCATCTGTTCTAATAGCTGATACCGTGATAAACTATCACTTATATGACAAAAGATTAAGCtgttaaaaatttatgaatgtTAAACTTTAACTGAGAAATGCACCTTGAATGGAGAGGTACTTTTCACGCAGATGTGGTAAGGCAACAAAAGCAAGAAATGAGCAGACACTGGATGTCCTTAACACAATTCTTGGGGTCTTGAGGATTTCAGCCACAGATTGAGTGAAGTGCCACATAGCATCTGTGATTAAACAAGCAACTGGGTCCTTAGAGACATCAGCTAATAACTTAGCTAAGCAATCACGAAAGGGTGTGATACAATTGATATTCATCAATGTGAGGAGCCTTATAACATCTGAAGTGTTTGATTCACTTTCCAAAAGGCCATcaggaatggaatgaaatgtgAAATGAGGATAGTTAGAATGATTGGGAGGGTTGAACTGTGTGTGGATGATGGTGATAGAAAAGCCTTTGGTATAAAGGATGCTTGCTAGCTGAAGCATAGGGGTTATGTGGCCTTGCCAGGGCAAAGGGAAAAGTATCAGCCTGCGGACTGTTTTTTGTTGCATATGGATCTCTCTTGTGATCTCCATGGAATTGAATAATGAAACTTTCTTTCCTTCCTCCCTCAATTTATAGTCACAAGTTTATGAATGAAACTAAGTTGTACAATTTTAGgtgaaataataattttgattgttataagtgtttatggggtgtggggggcaaaggtcaagttcaagtctctagaaaaGAGTCTCACACATATgcacacttagattaggttaaagtataatttctatcttatataaataaataaataaataattgattgttatacttttcatatatataaaagttatcTCAATTTATAGATTAATTATGATTATCCTTTACTATTAGGTTAAGATACCAATAAGTTTCTTTTCTGATATAAGCAAGATTCAAACCATAATACTTTATTTTAAGATGTGGGACTTTATCAATTGAACTAACTAAAATCCATGCCACATGATATTATTAGTTTTTGGTAAATAATTGCCACATAAGATGAAAAGGCACACCTTGCAAGTGCAAGTGTATTATTAGTGCATCATGTAAATAAACTAAGTGACCGCTTGGATCCAGATTATAATTGCTGCGTTTTAAGTTTTTGCGTtttctcccttctttttttttcaacgtaACAGTAACTAGTACTGTTCAGCACTATGCGGGAAACAAAGTtgctgttcatgggacccacaagcactttattcagaaaaaaaaatttaaaaatgagtctcacggtactattcacactttaaaaattattttactacagtgttttcagttttcagcaataagttctatccaaacggaccctaagatTAAACTTAGGAAATCAATTGTCACTGAacaaaggatttggattttaatcctgcctacataaaaataaaaataaaaataaataaaaaaatcaaccaattaTCGTAAagcaaattacataaatttaaattctattctacccaaaaaaaatataaataaataaaatcaacttaatgaaaacaacattttttttttagaccaCTAGTTGCCACCCACCATTATAATGTAATTAATCGGGTGAAAGCGAGCCACAGACGCATGCACCAATGGTGCCAAGCACAAGGagcaattaaatttttgtattaaattttgtaGCTGTGTCCAGTGTAGTCTGTGTAGACTAGGGGACCACAATTTCCTATCTACAACATGGGGACTATTGTTTAGTTTACTAGTTTCAATTAATCTCGTGAACCTAGGGTGATTTTATTAATTCACAGTTATTCATATACAGTGAACAAAGATACTTATTTCCAAAGAGGCACAGTCAATATGAAGTGGAGTGATAACAAGAGAaaaacactttatttttttatgaagggTTGGGTTAATACATGCTCTTAGCACATAtattaatcattcatttttaaaatatttaataaaaaattgtaaaaaaaaattaatgattttttcgtttttctataaaaaaaaatttcttaaaatagtttattaatgtATATTCTAAGTATATACtgtaataaaacttttttatgaaTAAGAAATTCATTAAACAATAGAAAAACTGCACACAAAACAGGAACAACCACCATCTTTAGGTCATGGGCAAAAGCGAAACTCAAGGACATAAGAGATAGGGATCACTCCCACCTGATTTGACAGAATGCACATTTAGCAAGATTGTGACCAACAAAGTAAATAGAAAGTTAGTAAAGATATAAAATACAAACCAACTATCAAAAGAATCCAAAAAAGATCTTGTCTTAAAGAATAATATTCTCAATAGACAGGTGAGTAAATAAGGTGGGGTTCTACAAAGGTTGCATGACATTGAGGCTGTCACGTCCCCTTCGCACATCAAATGTTTTATACCAACTTCAATTGCTTTCCTCATTGCCACAAGAGCTTCGGttgttgatttttaaaatttaatgagaCCTTATCTGTAAAGGATTTTATTTAGAttctaaagatttagatttaaatatttagaatcatGTTTTAATTGTGTTAGTAAACCAAGAACAAAACATCTTGATAgaccaaaaacgtattgacctcttgtgataaattaattgattaattagccaagtttattaattaatcaaattaacatgcaaacacgtgatagcacaaacaaatcaccaataaactaaatgcagcggaaaataaatttgacacggtgatttatttacgaatggggaaaacctccaaggcaaaaaccctaccgggtgattttaaggtcaccactcccgagaatctactattatcaaaacaagcggttacaagtaaaggaatcctagtaccttatatcaacctacaattgaacccttaccccaatacccaattggacttgttctgtagtgacaatctctcccttgtattgcacggctcctagtacgtgactaactaattgcacggatcctagtacgcgacttcaatcaccaacttgaggaagatgttggctgcaaagttcttcttctcttcaacagatgaagatcgtcaagttgcttggtcacaaaaccctacgatgtacaaacacaacagcttcttcaagaactagggcaaaactaggtttcctgtcacacttgtggaattatgctcttgtgtaA from Castanea sativa cultivar Marrone di Chiusa Pesio chromosome 6, ASM4071231v1 includes:
- the LOC142639036 gene encoding UDP-glycosyltransferase 76B1-like: MEITREIHMQQKTVRRLILFPLPWQGHITPMLQLASILYTKGFSITIIHTQFNPPNHSNYPHFTFHSIPDGLLESESNTSDVIRLLTLMNINCITPFRDCLAKLLADVSKDPVACLITDAMWHFTQSVAEILKTPRIVLRTSSVCSFLAFVALPHLREKYLSIQEEPVQELPPLKVKDLPMIATRNSEDLYQLLSLGVKEARASYGLIWNSFEDLEPLALTTCTQDFTIPTFPIGPFHKYFPASSSSLLTQDQSSISWLNTQAPKSVIYVSFGSIATLNEAQFLEIAWGLANSNQPFLWVVRPGLVRGSEWLESLPNGFPENLNGRGHIVKWAPQEKVLAHQATGGFWTHNGWNSTLESICEGVPMICQPFFGDQMVNARYVSHVWKVGVHLENKIERMEITRAIRRLMLEADGKEMRERIEHLKEKVDGCLSQGGSSYQSLENLTSYILSF
- the LOC142638180 gene encoding 7-deoxyloganetic acid glucosyltransferase-like isoform X2, with the translated sequence MLKLAELLGLAGIHVTFLNTDFIHDRLVRYTDIETRFSCYPGFQFKTVSDGLSADHPRSLDKFMELYDSLNSKTKPLLREMLASNQLGSNTRPSLTCIIVDGLISIFTSDIANELQIPIIYFRTISASCFWAFFSVPNIIEAGELPVKGNEDMDHLITTVPGMEGFLRYRDLPSFCRGIDLNHFNLPIFVTETQRSPQAHALILNTFEDLEEPALFHIRTHCSKVYTIGPLHSLLKFQLEAKRSLSQSQSSNSLFEVDRSCMTWLDAQPLKSVIYVSFGSISTMTKDEHMEFWFGLVNSKKRFLWVLRSDAIAGEHDRNEVPIELVEGTKERGYIVSWTPQEEVLDHHAIGGFLTHSGWNSTLESVVAGLPMICWPYFGDQQLNSRFVSEVWKLGLDMKDVCDRFIVEQMVNDLMGERREEFMKSTTKMARLARKSVSEGGSSCCNLDLLVEDIRLMSMGAD
- the LOC142638180 gene encoding 7-deoxyloganetic acid glucosyltransferase-like isoform X1, translating into MEQCPTAHVLIFPFPAQGHVNSMLKLAELLGLAGIHVTFLNTDFIHDRLVRYTDIETRFSCYPGFQFKTVSDGLSADHPRSLDKFMELYDSLNSKTKPLLREMLASNQLGSNTRPSLTCIIVDGLISIFTSDIANELQIPIIYFRTISASCFWAFFSVPNIIEAGELPVKGNEDMDHLITTVPGMEGFLRYRDLPSFCRGIDLNHFNLPIFVTETQRSPQAHALILNTFEDLEEPALFHIRTHCSKVYTIGPLHSLLKFQLEAKRSLSQSQSSNSLFEVDRSCMTWLDAQPLKSVIYVSFGSISTMTKDEHMEFWFGLVNSKKRFLWVLRSDAIAGEHDRNEVPIELVEGTKERGYIVSWTPQEEVLDHHAIGGFLTHSGWNSTLESVVAGLPMICWPYFGDQQLNSRFVSEVWKLGLDMKDVCDRFIVEQMVNDLMGERREEFMKSTTKMARLARKSVSEGGSSCCNLDLLVEDIRLMSMGAD